The DNA sequence CTTGGTGATGCCGCCGACAGCCCAATCATTAAAGATATAGGCACAGCAAATCAAACTCAATTTGGCCTTGGCCTTTTCTACCGCTTTTAGGAGTCAATCATGAAATATTTGCTAACGCTTATGTTCTTCGCCATGAGTTTCACTGCAAGCGCGTTAACCCTTTTACCTGCTAATAAAGGCATCACCTTAGCCATGACAGAGCAAAATGATCAGCTCTTGGTACTGCTAGTAGTTAAAAATCATGGCGATAACATTGATGCCATTAACTTAAGCGAGAAATTTGCTTTAACTGGCGATGTCGTTGCGGTTTATCAAAAGCTTGGCTATGAAAAAATACAGTCTATTGCTTTAAATAATCGACAAAAGACACAATCTTATCCGATAGCTAATTTACTCAGCCCAGCTGGCAATCATCCCGCTCATATTGCCGCAGGTTTAAATTACCACAAACATGCCGATGAGGTAGAGGCTAAGCAAAAGCCCTTTTTATTTGCCAAATCAACAACACCGACGAGATCAGAAGCTATTAAGGTTTATAAGCATGAGCTATTAGACTATGAAGTAGAATTATGCGCGCGGCCCTTAACTAAAATCACTGATACTACCGACATTTTAGCTACTGAGTTTGCTTTATTTTTATGTGGCGACTTTACTGACAGAGCACTGCTTATGCGCGGTATTAACCTCGACAATATTCAAAGCGGTCAAGGCTTTGAACAGGCGAAAAGTAAAACGGGTTACTTTCCAACCGGCCCTTTTATGATCATCAGTAAAGACTGGCGAACACTCGTCAATGACATTGAGCTGACAACCAAGCTGAATGGTCAAATAAAACAACGTGCTATGGCTAGCGAAATGGTTTGGCCGATAGATAAAATCGCCAAAAATACCTTATTGCAAAGTAATCAAGTTAATGCTTCTACTAGCCAACACAGCCCGCTATTAACTAACAAAGAGCTCAATTCAGACATGAGTATTTTAACCGGTACGCCCGAAGGTATTATGTTTTCGCCACCCGATACCCGTTTTAAAATCGCAACCGCGATGAAATATGTGTTTTCTGGTAGTTTTACTTCAACTGAGCTAAAAAAGTACGTAATAGAGCAATATATAGCTGAGCAACTAAAACATAAGCGCTTATTACAACCTAGTGATCAACTTACCCTATCGGCAACCTACTTAGGTAGCATTGAGCTAACCATTAGCGAACCTGAGTAAGCATAAATATAGACATAAAGGTACGGTATAAATATTAATGATAGCCAACATTTAGCAAACCATATCGCTCACTACCAAGTATTTATCGTATGCTCAAGACATATTATGCTCGATAGTGAGCTTTATACTTTAAAGGAGCCTGATTATGAATAACCTTGCCTATGCACTGGCGAAAACCATTCTTAATGGCTTTGAGCGCCATATTCAACTTTTCATTGAAATAACACAATCTGCCAAATATAGATTTGAGCAATGCCAATGGAGTGAAGTGCAAAAAGCAGCACGAGATAGAACCACCTTTTATGATCAGCGTGTTAATGAAACCTTTAATACCATCAAACAAGATTTTTTTATCAGTGAATTAGATGACGAACTATGGCAGCAAGTTAAACGCAATTACATCGACTTACTCAGCCAACACAAACAACCTGAGCTAGCGGAAACTTTCTATAATTCAGTATTTTGTCGTTTATTTGAGCGTAAGTACTATCATAATGCCTTTATTTTTGTTGAAAGCACCGCAAGCCGCTTAGATGAACAACAAGCGCCGAAAATTTATAATCAGTACTGTCCAGCTGAAAAAGGCTTAAAGCAAACGATTGTTGAGATCATGGAAGCTCATAAAACTGAAATTCCTTATCAAGACTTAGACGCTGATGTAGAAACACTTATCCGCGCTTTTCGAAAACAAGCTCACAAAACTCGCTACAAACTAGAAGAGTTAAGCTTTGATATTTTAAATTTTACTTTCTACCGCAATAAAGGCGCTTACATCATAGGGCGAGTACTATCCCCCGGCGGCGAAACACCATTTATTGTTTCAGTATTAAATAACGAACAAGGCGGGCTTTACATAGATGCACTATTAACCACCAGTGAAAGCATGGCGGTAGTTTTTGGTTTTGCCCGTGCCTACTTTTTCGTTGATTGTCAGCATCCACATGCTTTAGTGAATTTTTTGCAAAGTTTAATCCCCCACAAGACCAAAGCCGATTTATATTCAGCGATTGGTTTTCATAAACAAGGCAAAACTCAGTTTTATCGCGACTTTTTAAATCACTTAGCCAGCAGCAATGACAGCTTTGAATTAGCCGCCGGTATTAAAGGTATGGTGATGTCAGTATTTACCCTGCCTTCTTATCCTTATGTGTTTAAAATTATCAAAGATAAGTTTTCCCCAAGTAAAAATATGACTAAAAAGGACGTCAAAGGAAAATATCGCCTGGTTAAGCTACATGACAGAGTAGGACGTATGGCGGATACCATGGAATATTCAGAAGTTGCCTTTCCTAAAGACAGATTTAGTGACGAGTTACTTGCCGAACTTGAAAAAGTTGCCCCGTCTATTATTCGCTATGAAGATGATTTAATTATCATTGAACACCTTTATATTGAAAGGCGCATGATTCCCCTTAACCTTTATTTAGCTGACGCGTTAAAGAATAAAGATACTGAAAA is a window from the Litorilituus sediminis genome containing:
- the aceK gene encoding bifunctional isocitrate dehydrogenase kinase/phosphatase is translated as MNNLAYALAKTILNGFERHIQLFIEITQSAKYRFEQCQWSEVQKAARDRTTFYDQRVNETFNTIKQDFFISELDDELWQQVKRNYIDLLSQHKQPELAETFYNSVFCRLFERKYYHNAFIFVESTASRLDEQQAPKIYNQYCPAEKGLKQTIVEIMEAHKTEIPYQDLDADVETLIRAFRKQAHKTRYKLEELSFDILNFTFYRNKGAYIIGRVLSPGGETPFIVSVLNNEQGGLYIDALLTTSESMAVVFGFARAYFFVDCQHPHALVNFLQSLIPHKTKADLYSAIGFHKQGKTQFYRDFLNHLASSNDSFELAAGIKGMVMSVFTLPSYPYVFKIIKDKFSPSKNMTKKDVKGKYRLVKLHDRVGRMADTMEYSEVAFPKDRFSDELLAELEKVAPSIIRYEDDLIIIEHLYIERRMIPLNLYLADALKNKDTEKINEAMYGYGEAIKQLISADIFPGDMLLKNFGVTRHGRVIFYDYDEITYMNEVNFRVKPEPVTEEQIYAAEPWYSVEPGDMFPEELATFALANPAYLKAFKLHHSDLLEASYWQQCQTNVANGIFKDVYPYPDQFRFCYLRGIKKAAPY
- a CDS encoding fumarylacetoacetate hydrolase family protein gives rise to the protein MKYLLTLMFFAMSFTASALTLLPANKGITLAMTEQNDQLLVLLVVKNHGDNIDAINLSEKFALTGDVVAVYQKLGYEKIQSIALNNRQKTQSYPIANLLSPAGNHPAHIAAGLNYHKHADEVEAKQKPFLFAKSTTPTRSEAIKVYKHELLDYEVELCARPLTKITDTTDILATEFALFLCGDFTDRALLMRGINLDNIQSGQGFEQAKSKTGYFPTGPFMIISKDWRTLVNDIELTTKLNGQIKQRAMASEMVWPIDKIAKNTLLQSNQVNASTSQHSPLLTNKELNSDMSILTGTPEGIMFSPPDTRFKIATAMKYVFSGSFTSTELKKYVIEQYIAEQLKHKRLLQPSDQLTLSATYLGSIELTISEPE